The nucleotide sequence tagcaccttagccgttaagtcatcactccagcccctcaccgctttaatttaatttatttgcaaagagagaaaatgagtgagtaTGCCAGGGCAGAGAGTGGATATGGGTACTGTTAGAATTCGGGATTGACTAGAGCAACATGAgacatgcaagagagagagaacgccagCACAGACTGTTCTGTACTGGAGGGACAGCAGCTTTCCTGGGTGACGTGGCCACTGCAGCTTGTGAATGTGGTAAGGGATGGGGGGGTGTCTTTGGGAGAGGAGAATGGAGGGAAGGtaagactttttcttttgttactaATTGTTTGTTCACGTGGCCTGATGGCTCTTGAGACCGGATCTttgagcttgtttttttttttttttttttttttgtttttgtttttgttttttcgaggtaggatctcactctgtcccaggcctacctggaattcactatgtagtctcagggtggcctgggactcatggggatcctcctacctctgcctcccgagtgctggaattaaaggcacataccaccatgccctgttgaTGAGCTTGCTTTTCAACAGAAGTCCCTTACTATGCTATGGTCCCAGAAAGTTTTATGGCCCACCCAGGTTAGTGGTTCATTAACCCTTCTTTTCAGgcctcaaagacaaaaaaaaaaaaaaaaggggagggtggGTATCTGGGCATAGTTGTCCCTCTATCTGCAGAGAATAAGTTCCAAGACCCCTTGCCCACTAGATGCCTGAAGCTTCAAATACTACCAAGCCTTGCATAGACTAGTTTTTcagggttttgtttgcttgtttgttttgtttttggtttgttttggttttgacttttcttcttcttttttttttaattgtttgtttttctgaggtagggtctcactctagcccaggctgacctggaattcactatggagtctcagggtggcatcgaactcacggaaatcctcctacctctgcctcccgagtgctgggattaaaggcatgcaccgtcaTGCCTggccagattttctttcttttatttttattgtatttatttgagagaggtaaagaaaggagaagagaatggatgcaccagggcctcttacatgggcactgggggattgaacctgagactttaggctttgcaggcagacatcttagccactaagacatttctccaatcccccccccttttttttttctttttgagacaagcccaacagactggcccttttttcttttttatgcaagagagagaaagaatcagtgcaccaaggcctccagacactgaaatcaaactccagatccagatgtgtgtgcccccccttgtatgcatgtgcaatcttgcacacttgcatcactttgtgcatctggcttatgtgggacctggagagttgaacacgtgtcctttaaccactaagccatctctccagcccaaaattttcaTTTGTACAGCTGGCAGTATAGttcagcagtagagcacttgaTGAGCATTCTTAAGGCCCTGGTTTGATCTTTAActctagaaaaataaatgtttaatttataaattacagATAGTAAGAAgttaacaataataaaagaacaaTTATAACAATACACTGTAATAAAATTCTCAGAATAAGGGTTACTTGAACAGGAGTACTACCACACATCAACAGTTAATGTGATAGTAAGCTaaaaagctaataggaaggtaaaattcaagttgggcatggtggtacactccttaaatcccagagcttgggaggtaaaggtaggaggattgccgtgattataaggccaccctgagactacatagtgaattccatgtcaacctgggctagaaggagaccctaaagaaacaaaaggagggctggagagatggcttagcagttaagcgcttgcctgtgaagcctaaggaccctggttcgaagctcgattccccaggacccatgttagccagatgcacaagggggcgcatgtgtctggagttcgtttgcagtggctggaagccctggcacacccattctctctctctctctctctctctctctctcttgctctcaaataaacaaaaaaaaaaaaattttataagaaaaacaaaaggaaaagagtgTTTATATCATGGAAATTCTGGATAAAGGGATTCACATCCAGGAAAGACAGAGTAGATCAGCTTCAGCTTCTATCACACTAATAGAGAACAGTGTGCAATGCAAACCTTATGAGtcatttatttctggaattttccacttaataTTTTTAGATTGCAATTATATACTACTATGTCTCTATCAGTATAATTAACATGGACAACcagtgaatttcttttttaagatttttatttacttagggcatgcacatgtgtggtccatgccctcttgctgctgcaatcaaacaccagatgcttgcaacatttttttttttcttatggcttcggttggaggtttgggaattgaactccagctagaaggctttgcaagcaagtaccttcaacagctgagccagcttcccagccctaagtgtttcttttttgttcttttattttttttgtttttttgaggtaggatctcgttctaacccaagctgacctggaattcactgtgtagtctcaggcgtTCACTAACACACTGAGAAAGAGCACATTAACACACTGAGCATTTCTGCCAAGTacagttgtgcatgcctttaatcccagcacttgggaggtagaggtaggaggattgccatgagtctaaggccaccctgagactacgcagtgaactgcaggtcagcctgggttagagctagaatccacctcaaaaaataaataaataaataaataaataaagatgatgttggagagatgacttagtggttaaacacttgcctgtgaagcctaaggaccccggttggaggctcaattcccaggacccacgtaagccagaggcatctggagtttgtttgcagtggctagaggccctggcgcatccattttttctctctctctctatctttctctctctctgtctctttctctctgtctgtagctctcaaacaaataaaaattgaaaaaaaaaaagagttttcattTCTAACAAAGCtcatgtggtgctgaggattgaacccaggaccttgtacatgctggcaagcactctaccaactgagctatatctccaacaCCCTGATTCGTCCATAATTCATTCTGTAGGTTATGAAGATGAGCACTGTAAATGACATGTAACCAAGGTCTGCTAAGATTCAATCACTCTAATGTAAACTATCAACAGATCTTGGAGCTGACTAAATTCGGTCAGGTGTCTTTAAGACGTTATTTTCCCAGGTctgaagatatagctcagtggtataacATTCACCTAATGGTCAAGAGGCCCCAAATTACATCCTCAGTACCAAGGGAGGAAAAGTATAGTTTCCCAAACCCTATTGTCATCTTATTATTCTTTCTAGTCAGCATcactcttaaaatatatatatttatttatctgcagtgagtgtgtatgcacacacatgctcataggTGCACCACGGCCTattaccactgcaaacaccatAAATTTATGcaagtatatttttgttttgtttagttttttgaggtaaggtcttgctttagcccaggctgacctggaattcactatgtagtctcagggtggccttgaactcttggcagtcctcctacctctgcctctcgagtactgggattaaatgcatgcaccaccacacccggcacctgTGCAACTTTTTATGTCCAGTTTACATGAGCAGCTTGGGAAaggaaccctggccagcaggttttgcaataAGTGCCTttagcttctaagccatcttcccagctcctgcaTCTTAACTTTGTGAAACACAAAAGTAagcctaagattttttttttttctctctctctctctctctctctctcgaggtCTTACCCtcgcacaggctgacctggaattcactatgtagtctcagggtggcctctaactcaaaatgatcctcctacctctgcctcccaagtgctgggattaaaggcgtgcgccaccatacctggtttgaaGCCTAAGATTCTAGAGAAACCCCTAGTGTTACTCTTTTCTGTTGAGTTTGGATGGTTTGCATTCAGCCCCTGTGCTCACTGGGTACCACTGCAGTGCCCCTGGAGCCCTCAGGTGTTTTCTTGCTGTGCTCATTCAGAACCAGGGGTACTTTAAAGCTGGTTTCTCCCACTTTCTGCATCCCACATGGTGCCCTATTCTATTTCATCCTTTGAGGAATCTGCTACCTTTGTCATATATGCTCCTAAATCCAATCTGGTATCTGGAAACTTTATAGGGTGATCTGGCTCTCTTACAATGTGACCTTCCTTAACAACCCGTTTCCTTTCCTGTTTGCGCCTGCTTGGCGAGGGAGAGCTAACACCAGTGTTACCAGCACATATTTCTTAACCACTATACACAATAGCATCTTAGCTTTGTTCACGTATGAGCCAGCACGTGTGCTTGCACATGATAATTTATCTCATGTACTGTTGAATAAAGTATGTCTTTGTATCTACCTAATGAATGTGGTTTTGTGCTTGTGGATGTAGGTATATAAACATCGAGAGCTTAGGTCTGGACTTTAAAGTTTGAAAAATAAGTGCTTAGTAGTTGGCACTAATTAGTCTCTGTGCATTGTTAGCCTCATCTTTCATCTGCTGTCGGATATCAGAGGAAGAATGAGTTCATTTCCTTGAAGTTTATTGACTGTTACCAGTGGCAGAGCACAATCCATGAACGAGCAGGCTTCACATGGAGCAAGTAGAAAGGGAGTTTTGAGTTGGTGAGGAAGTACCCTTTGGAGTGGGAACGTGGGGTAAAAGATGAAAAGGCAGATCCCTCCCCTATTTTCCCTCCACTGCCACAAAAATACTGGATTAATAGTGGGGACATCCTGCTCTGCATTCCTTCTCCCAGTTGGAGCCAGAGAGGAGAAATAATGCAAGTTAAAGGAAGAAGCACCTTACAGCTCCTCTGTTTCTCCATCTAAGGGAATGCCAACATTCACGTTGTAGTCTGCATGCTCCCCCGAGCTCAGCCAGGGAATAGGGGTTCGATTGAAAGAAGGCCTGTTGGAGAGGTTCTGGTTGTAGAGGACCAGGGGTTCACTCAGCAGAGGCCCCAGATCAAACTTGGGCATCTGGAAGGTCATGCGTTTGGAGGCCTTCTCATATCCACCGTAGGGCATTGCCGTCCTGAGGATCAGAACAAAGGAAACAGTGCCTTATCAGTGAAATGCTAACCCTGTTTTGAGGATGGGGAAGTCCACAAACTGTAGTTGGAGATTGCTTCCGTATTCTcccacttcttcctagcaccatgtTCCCCTTCCTGGTTTGCTTGTTTCCCCCAAAATTAATGATGAAAAAAAGAATCTCATGGGTTCTAGATATTCTTATGGACAGTAGTTACCCACAGCAACATTTTAGAGGAAGTAATCCCAAACTGTAGACAGAACAATCTGAGATCATCTTAAATTAAAgtgtagagctgggcgtggtggcgcacacctttaatcccagcactgggaaggcagaggtaggaggatcactgtgagttcgaggccaccctgagactacatagtaaattctaggtcagcctgggctagagagagaccctacctcaaaaaaacaaacaaacaaaattaaagtgTAGAGGAACCCAACTGCGCCCTCACCTCAATTGAATAGTGGATGTCAAGCTGAGAAGAACTAACCAAATGCCAAGGCACTTCTCTAAGCCTTCCTCACCCTGCTTCCACACAGATCTATCCATGGCCTAGAGATGTCCAATTCCAAAAGAACAGGTTCTTAAGGCAGGGAGAATAATGGCTTCCCTACTGGGAGTGGAAGGGAGTCCCAAGCAGCCTTCAACCACACTATGCACCCAAGACTCAGAAGCAGGGTGGCTTTCCCTCATACTGTCTCCTTCCTCACACCGCTCAGATGAAGATGATCCAGAGTTAACAGGCTTGCTTTGCGTACAGTCCCCATGCCCTGCCGTCTTCCATCCCATCTGAGGCTCCTTCTAACATGCTTGAACTACAGTCCAAAGCCAGCTAAAGACACAGTACTGCACACTGGAACACGTCTGGTTTCTTCCCACCATCCTACCTGTTGAAGGACTTATATTTGGGGAGTTCAGCTTTGGCCCCATAGGCCATCAGGTCAATGCCGAGTTCAACTTTTTGCTGGGGGTCAACCCCCATGGCCCGATCCCACGGGGAAATATAAGTCTTGAACACAGTGATATGTTTTCCTTCTCCACCTGTCTGGCCATCTGGTAGccatgggagagaaaagtcaatcAAATAATAGCAGTTAGTAGTCAATGAATTAATCCTCTGCCTTGGCCCTAGGGAGGATGCTGGGGACAGAGACACAAAGTATAATAATCTGGAAGTTACATGAAGTTTGTGACATCGTGATAGTTTAGAATCAGATATGTGACTGAACTGATTGTGCAACAAAGCTTCTGGGTGAAATAAATATATCCCTGTGTCCCAGTCACCTGGTTCCAAGACATCTCCACTTGCCTCCCTGCTCCCCATACCCAAATATCCAAATGAGGCCTTAATTTGGGGACATCTCTGCTCTAGGGACCAGacacattttttttgggggggggtgaggactTGCCTGATCCTGGCTCACCAGCCCCTGCTGTGCCAGCTGCTCCTCCTCTGCCAGGCTGGCCGCCAGGACCACCTGCACCCCCAACTCCAGATCCAGAGCCCTGATGATGGTGGTCAGATCCATACTGTCCAGCAGAGCCACTGCCTCCTGCATGGCCTCCACCACTGGTCTTGCTGTAGGAGAAGCCCTGTCCAGCTGTACCCAGCTGTCCTCCCACTGTGGGAATGAACTTCTGGAAATGATCctgaaaagaaagtacaaagcaaAGGAAAGGTTAGCAATGGGTATGAAAAATAcacaaagccatatatatatatatatatatatatatatatatatatatatatatatacacatataatcccagcactcgggaggcagaggtagaaggattgctgtgagttcaaggtcaacctgagactacatttcaacctggactaaagcaagaccctacctcaaaaaataataataaataaataaaataaaatagggctggacagatggcttagtggttaagcacttgcccatgaagcctaaggaccccagttcaaggcttgattccccaggacccacataagccagatgcacaagggggcgcacacgtgtggagttcgtttgcagtgactagaggccctggcgcacccattttttctctctctctctgcctctttctctctccatcactctcaaataaataaataaaagtttaaaatcaattaaagaataaaattgtaatttttttgtatttatttatttgagaaagaaataggcaggtagacagagagagaatggcagcacCAGAGCCCTtggctgctacaaactccagatgcttgcacccccttgtgcatctggctttcgtgggtcatggagaattgaacctgggtcctttagccatctctctagcaccgcccaaaatttaaaaaaaaaatatttcaccgcgcagggcgtggtggcacacccctttaatctcagcccttgggaggcagaggtaagaggatcgctgtgagtttgaggtcaccctgagactacatagtacattccaggtcagcctgggccacagtgagaccctacctcagaaaaccaaaaaaaaaaaaaaaaaaaggcaggggctggagagatggtttagcagttaagaagcttgcctgtgaagcataaggacccaagtttggtttcttaggacctatgtaaaccagatgcaaatggtggctcatgcatctggagttcctttgcagtagttagaggacCTGACAGGTctattcccctctctctctacctaccttttTCACtttctgaaatgaataaatagagccaggcatagtggcacatgcctttaattccaccactcaggaagctgagccagcaggattgccatgagttcaaggccaccctgagactacatagtgacctccaagtcaacctgagctacagcgagaccctacctcaaaaaatatatattgttgttgttatttgttttgtttttcaaggtagggttttgctctagcccaggctaacctggaattcactatgtagtttcaaggtggcctcagactcacagtgatcctcctacctctgcctcctgagtagtgctgggattaaagtcatgtgccaccacccctggc is from Jaculus jaculus isolate mJacJac1 chromosome 18, mJacJac1.mat.Y.cur, whole genome shotgun sequence and encodes:
- the Myoz1 gene encoding myozenin-1; amino-acid sequence: MPLSGTPAPNKRRKSSKLIMELTGGGRESSGLNLGKKISVPRDVMLEELSLLTNRGSKMFKLRQMRVEKFIYENHPDVFSDSSMDHFQKFIPTVGGQLGTAGQGFSYSKTSGGGHAGGSGSAGQYGSDHHHQGSGSGVGGAGGPGGQPGRGGAAGTAGAGEPGSDGQTGGEGKHITVFKTYISPWDRAMGVDPQQKVELGIDLMAYGAKAELPKYKSFNRTAMPYGGYEKASKRMTFQMPKFDLGPLLSEPLVLYNQNLSNRPSFNRTPIPWLSSGEHADYNVNVGIPLDGETEEL